The Helianthus annuus cultivar XRQ/B chromosome 15, HanXRQr2.0-SUNRISE, whole genome shotgun sequence genomic sequence AAAATATTAAACTACACACGTTACGACgtattaaataacaaaatttagatctggttaaaagtaaaaatataaaGATAAGAAAAAACTTTGCAATGCATCATGGGTATAAATATACAATCTTGATGCATTACAAagttaataattaataatatatataatataattgtaAAATTTTAATCAATGTATTACTTTTTATACGTGACTCGTTTAATTGTTTTACTCGGTAGTGATCAAATTATTTGGTTTGGAAACGCCTATCATAAGATTTTTTATAAATCGTGGGAACTCGTTTTCTAAAACTTATAAAACCCCACCTCTATCATGCTAGTTAAGTGCATTCACATCCAACTCTTCATTTTTTACTCTATATTACACTAAAAGTCACTATACTTTTTCAATTAAATAACACTTTTTAATAtgtttatcattacattttctctATCTTCCActtagagttaaatgcttggttggtccctgtggtttgtaaaaattgcagacttggtcctagtgttttactaattacacgcgtggtcccaaaacttgtcaaaaatgaactcggttggtccccagccctaacaCCAGTTAAATTTCTGAGTTAACTatatgtgaaatgactatattacctttgaacaattaaaaaaataaaaaaaaccaataAAAAGTACTCATCTTCTTCAACCTCCCATCCTCTGTTCTTCCCCCTCTCTTTAAAACCCACCAGATCTGTTCTCTCTCTTCAATCCATCACCACCATCTTCATAACCATCAATGATCAGAACCAAATAACATCATTGATATAACCCACTAACGCCACCACGCTCCGAGGCTCAGAACAGATGCACCCAACCAAGATGACATAAATACCCCCACCAAAAATATGAACATGATGGAGGTTATAAATCCGAGACCAAATATATCTATGCCGAGTTGAGCGCAGATTGGAGAGAAAATCCGGTTAACaaaatttataaaccatgttATATAGAAGGTAATAGCAATTGGCAATAGAATGATACACCATGTCATGAACTTTTTTCGAAGCCCAACTTCTCACAACTTTAGAGAAAGTCTCACGGCCGGAGTTATGCGACGGGGAACCGGACGCCGCGAGGGTTTTGACAATGACGCGCCGCCGTCATGGTCAACGGTGGTAGCGACAGGTATCAGGAACTCCCGATCTCTGCTGCTCGGTGAGTTTCCATCGGCCATTACTTTTTCTCTCTCTATAAATTGACTTGAAATTTCATATAACAGTGAATGTTGGAGAAGATAggggaggtggaggtggaggtggtggtgatggattgaagggagagAACAGATCTGGTGGGTTTTAAAGAGAGGGGGAAGAACAGGGGATgggtttttatttcttttaattgttcaaggGTAATACAGTCATTTCATAtatagttaactgagaaatttaactgatgttagaGCTGGGGATCAActgagttcatttttgacaagttttgggaccacacgtgtaattagtaaaccactaggaccaaatctgcaatttttacaaaccacagggaccaaccaagcatttaactcctTCCACTTACAAccacttttaaaatatattaaaaattataaagGATGAACAATATACCTCAAATTTACAGATGAATAGTAacatttctctctcctctactcaatGATTTGTAACCATCTACAACcatttttcataaaataaaaatttCTCTCACATATTTAAGAGTTGGATGTGAATCCTCTAACAACCTAAAACATAGCTTGTGCTGGACATTTTACATTCAAAGGGAAAGAAAAGCTAATTATAGAATTCAGTTATACAAAAAATTCATTTACTTGGGTATTAAAAGGTTAAAGTTTATTTGATTTGGTTATGAACATTTTCATTTAATATAATTTAATGTTTAATGATTCCGTTGATACTTTTTATTTGAGAGTTTAAGGAAGTACTTAATATGTGTTTAACATACAAATTGAGGTTAACATGAAAAGTAAAggagtattttttttttcaaatatttttCCATCTTGTCAAACACATATTTTAGTCCTATAATCTAAAAAATTAAGTTTTTATTCTAGAGTAATTAGATAAATATTCTACTACAACAAATACacgattttttttaacattttgcaATCAAACGTCATACTTAAGTAGAtgggaaaaaaataaaaagtgaacAAAAGTTTCTTTCACTTCTCATGCCAaggtaattttgtatattaagaCCCGTACTTGATCCACTTCTCATGTCAAGGTAATTTTGTATGTTAAGACCCGTATTTGATCcacatttaatatatatattatttataactTTCTTCTAAATTtagtaaaaaaaatacatattaatATAAACTTAACTTAGTAACTTACTGGGtaaagataaatcgaaaatctACATTAGTTAAAAAAAACACAGAAAAATTCGTCTCCACCATCCATCTCATGTGGCCAATGGTGGATATTAGAAAggtacaaaaaaaaatatatttttttccaGACAATGTTACCATTTAACGAAAAGTGCAACAACTTTATACTTTTCTCTCTCTTCTCCCCTCTTTCGTCTGACACACAAAAATGTAACAGCTGTATTGTTACATAAAATTCTGGCtgaaaaaaatgtaacatgtttTTACACGtattacaaaataaaaactttataaaTAATAAGTTCTAAACTTCATACAATTCATATAAATCTCAAAAGCTAGtgttaaaaaacaataaaaaggtGTAACTGGTGAGTTACAGAAAATGTGAACAGTTGAAAAATGTAACAGATTCTCTCATCTCTCCACCGTTACGAAATGTGTCGTAAACTAAGATGTCCATTCATTCAGTTGTCAAAGTTCTTGTAACTAAGATTTCTCCCTATGATTCACCCAAACTTACTAACGTCAAATACTTGATAATTTTATTTAATATCTGTTTTAATTAGTGAAAAATAATTAAATAGTGTTTAATAACTTTTATTAAAGTGTCGAGCAAATtcatatttgtttttatttagagTTTTGCATTAGCTATCGTTCTTTTTCAGCATAAAGTAAAGACTTGGTTCAATTAGACCTGATCTGCAATCCAACACAAAGTAAAGACCTGGTTCAATTAGGCCTGATCTGCAATATTTTCTTTTTAGACCCTGTACTTTCAAATGTTCGCTTTTCACCCCTGAACTTTTTACTTCAACATTAATCCCTTACAAATATCATTTAAAATTTCAAGGGTGCATTAAACAACTTTAGCATCACAAAGGATTCAAAAAAGCTTTAAAAGCAAAAGTGATTGATGCAATTCTTAGTACCTCACTAGAGGAACTTATGACACATATGGTTTTGTCTATGACTAGCCAAACTATATCgtcctttgattttttttaaaccaaggcGTTCCGGGGCCTCGAGATCCCGAGAATGCACCAAGAGCCAAGGCATTTATCTGATCATGTTGGAGGCatgctttttaaaaccaagatgtCATGAAGGTGCGATTAGACGTGACCAAATCACCAGTATGGCCGTATTCATAATCCACAGACCAGAAAATATACAAGAAGCAACAGCCATAGGCCAAAATGAACcgatttatttatgttgtttggaCACAAAGAATGCAGGCGTTTATCCAAAAACAAGAGCTACCAACTAGTATCAAGTGTACAAATAGAATAACTAGATACGTATAAATTTCCATAAACAACATTCAATCCACATACCAAATTCAGAGTGTGATCGATAAGTCGATTTAACTATGATCTCTGGATAGTGTGTTAAAACTGTATACGGGTCTTGTTTGATGGCTCGAAACTATTTCACCATGAATGAACTTTTACAGCTACACCCACCAACTGCACTTGGATTTTCTGCTACCTGAAAATGGAAGACAAAACACAAAAGGTTGTATGAAATAATTTCATCACCACACTGCGCAATATTATGTGTGCATCTCTAAACCAAGCTTAAATCTTGACGTAACTTGTTGCAATAGATCTCATGGGTAACCTATGATATATTTTATATGATAtatgtgtatataaatatatatatagagagagggtTGTTCAATAAACAACCAATTTTAAGTAGAGAATTGCAAGAACTGATATACCGCTTTACATATGATACATAGGCGGTTAAGTAACCGTATAATCACATGGTTCCATACTTAAAATCGGTTTTGTATTGAATACGCCCCTGTAAATATAGATACtagagggggcaatcttgacccaaagccttTCAAATGGGTCagtttgggttgcttttaaaattttatgggttgatttgggtaagatattttaactaaatgggtcacaatgggtcacttgaaattccatcttgtaattttcgggtcaaaacgggtcgacaacattaaagaaTTGGGTCAatgtgggttagtgtcttaaagaaacgCGGTAGGTTTAGGGTCGGAATGGGTTTCGAGCCGGCACAAGTATCCGCACGAGACGGGTTACGGCACGAAACGGATTATGGATCGGAACGGGTTCAGTTAAAATTGAGTTTCGGGCCGAGACGGGTTTCGGCATGACACAGGTTTTAGATCGGAACGGGGCCGGTTCGGGTCGGTTTCGGGCCGACACGGGTCTCTGCATGGGACGGGTTTCGGATCGCGACGAGTTTTGGGCCGACACGAGTTTTCGCACGGgtttcgacgcgaactgtttcgacgcgtaccgtttcgacgcgtaccgtttcgacgcgtaccgtttcgacgcgtaccgtttcgacgcgtaccgtttcgacgcgtaccgtttcgacgcttaccgtttcgacccgtaccgtttcgacgcgtaccgtttcgacgcgtaccgtttcgacccgtaccgtttcgacgcgtaccgtttcgacccgaaccgtttcgacgcgtatcgtttcgacccgtactgttaCGGATCAGTTCTGTTTGAATTGTTTTGAGTCTGCACAGTTGGATGAATCAGTTCAACGAGCCTGCACAGATCTGATACAGAATTTGCATAAGTTTGAATTAAATCTGATTGCGGATTCGCATGGTTTGACAAGTCACATTATTCCCAGATCTACATAGACATGATTCGCACTGATTGTTTTTGAAACGAAGGCACGGATAAATCTTTGATAGTCTGCGCAAATCTGTGACATTTCACACGAATCAGAAACATCAGCTGCTGAACAGAACCTTCATTCGCCGAAATTTGTCGTTTTGCGCAGAATCCAGTCATTTACACTGCATTTACACTTGCAGAATCGACAGTTTTCCGCAGAATCTGTTCGACGGATCCGTTTCGCTGATTATTTGTTCAAGGTTTGTTTGATCGAAAACAGCGATAAGGGATTGAAACTGGTTGTTTGTTTGATCGAAATCAGCCGCTGCAGAAATCGTTGACTGCAGATCTGTTGTTATTGTTCAGTCCATACGCTATTATTTGAAATCAGTCCGTAGTGCACAGATCTGAGTTTCGCGTATTATGCATcaagtgataaaacaggttgttTGCGGCTGATTATTTGCTGAAACAAGTGATAaaacatttctaaaaaaaaacagacccgatccgacccgaaacccgttctgacccggatccgttctgacccggacccgtttcgacccgaaccaaatcaacccttttttataattgacccgttttgacccgaacccgttttgacccgaacccgttttgacccatgacccgacccgacccgtttgccacaCATACTTGAATTATCATAAATACAATTGAGAAGTACACATTAGCTTGGGGACAATATGATATTTTACTGTTCTAATTACATATTAATGTCGTCCTAATGCGTTTTCCACATGGTTTTGATTTaacatattattatttttttttcaaaaaggaAGTACGTATATTCATACTACATTGGGAAAAGATAACCAACTATATTGAAGAAAATGTTGCATTTAATTTTTGAAGAATGTTTTTGAGGATATGTAATTACTTAAAAAAACTACATAATTATGTGTTATTTATTTGATAAAAGGTGAGTGTAAATGGTAAGTTACATAAAAGGTTGCATATGAAATTTAATTCAATTGATTACAGACACATTATAATGATGGCATCATCAAATTCATAAATACATACACCCGATTTGACTAAATGTTGGCATCATCATAATTCTGTTTGATTATATAATATAAGGATATGTGAGGCGTAATAGTATATGCATGTTACCTGAAACCCAGAACGGATCAACTCTTCAACATAATCAACTGTTGCACCTTTTACAAAACCTAATGATATTGTATCAACCACCAATTTAACGCCATCCCTCTCAAAAATCCTATACAAAATTCAAGCACACGCTTAGTATATGGTATCGTAGTCATCATATACAACTATTTACATAAAATTATGATTAGCAAACCTGTCATCATCGTTAGGTTTTTCTTCAAGTGCAAAGTTGTATTGAAAACCAGAGCAACCACCTGCCTCTATGCTTATTCGAAGCAGTTTCTCTTTAGCTTCATCAGCTTGCAGTTCTTTCATCCTCTGCATGATTTAAAAAGTATGATACAAGAAACAATAGGTTTCTAActaaaataaatacaaaattcTCGTTTTCTTCTACATCCGCTAAGTAGGATTTAAAATAGTTTATTCCAAGTAATTATTACTATATACATACAcgcatagagagagagagagagcaagctTCAAATGAGAACCATCAAAACGATTATGAACCACTTACTGGCTCTTAAAACATATTTCAATGGATGTTTTACATCTCAAACAATTGCGAGCACTGATCCATTCCTAGTCCGCTTCATAGTTAATGGCCGGCCAAAGTGGTTCTTAATTATCTAATGGTTCTCATTTGAACTCATCCCTTTACATATAATCCCTATAAACTAATTGAAAATACAAAGTAGCTGGCAAAGATAAGAGCTCATGGAGCACTAGTAGATTGAAGCCATTGTTTTCCATAACTATTGGTATAATGAAATATGTGATCCTTTATTAAAATTAATCTTGGATTCATCTAAAGGTGGCACACACTGGTGGATTGTTATGAACCGGACCTGGCCCAGAGACGACCCAACCAGCCCAGTCCATTGGCCCAATAAACTAAACGATTATGTGGAAAGAGGTGATGAAGGTAATTTGCTTCTTCTTCCCACCTCCTACTCTGTAGCTTCCCAtccccttcttcttcttcttcagttaTCTTGCATTAAATTATGTTCTTTTTGTACTAGTTCAGAAACTTAATAGAAACCTATAGATTTTATACCTATTTGTATTTCCTATTGAGTTGTGAATGTGAAATAACCAGTCACAACAGTGACATGTCAAAACAAGCATCCCCCGATTGACCTCAAAAACTTTTTCTCCTAATTTATAAACTTATAAATGTATGTGTGCCATATGTGATTACAAAAT encodes the following:
- the LOC110912552 gene encoding iron-sulfur assembly protein IscA-like 2, mitochondrial — translated: MMQSSRSLIQRLTPIFAARIRQNSRLLSSSASSSLLAKDPQSSPASSSGEESVHLSDNCVRRMKELQADEAKEKLLRISIEAGGCSGFQYNFALEEKPNDDDRIFERDGVKLVVDTISLGFVKGATVDYVEELIRSGFQVAENPSAVGGCSCKSSFMVK